One Anastrepha obliqua isolate idAnaObli1 chromosome 6, idAnaObli1_1.0, whole genome shotgun sequence DNA window includes the following coding sequences:
- the LOC129249819 gene encoding uncharacterized protein LOC129249819, with protein MSSEISGSAPENDTVECDSALEIKKWAIENRVSHNVVTHLLQVLRRIGVKDLPLSAKTLFKTNKKKAVIQSIPSGEFLYRGIQYHFKIGAFAFLHDKDEVQIDVGIDGLKLYNSSSKVLWPILGAIVGFPNEYPFTIACFSGTEKPWNVNDYLKDFCEEVIYLKENGLQVGSNPIKKKFDIRLFCCDTPARAFVTGVQSHNGKNSCSKCDQVGSYVNKRICFSKKVHNLRSDVSFKYRAEPAHHSSTFRTCESILEKSGFKMVSQFPLDPMHLVDLGVTKKLTQLLMKRANVTKINEKINFLSKYVPTDFGRVCRDFNEINNWKSTEYRQFLLYIGIFVLKDCIGSDFYFLFLLLHTGIRLLSSQKSLQTEADVAQNILQEFVHLFGQIFGDYLVSYNVHGLLHITDCARQYGTLDSFSAYKFENYMQYLKKIVKKPNKILEQIHFRLEEGNDVENISKIGAFKIDHKKEKDSYCFSRKVGPVKIIGIGDYLIGYSFGKLENYFDQPVQSAPALGIILGDQLGNEEIKIPKEDIAYKYFCIPHEGKHLLIPVLHHLFHVFEN; from the coding sequence ATGTCCAGTGAAATTAGCGGTAGTGCTCCCGAAAATGATACGGTGGAATGTGATAGTgcgcttgaaataaaaaaatgggctATAGAAAATAGGGTGTCCCATAATGTAGTTACACATCTACTTCAAGTGCTTAGGAGAATAGGCGTCAAAGATTTGCCCCTGTCAGCTAAAActctttttaaaacaaataaaaaaaaagctgtGATTCAATCCATTCCAAGTGGGGAATTTTTATATCGCGGTATCCAATACCATTTTAAAATAGGCGCATTTGCTTTTCTTCACGATAAGGATGAAGTACAAATTGACGTAGGCATTGATGGGCTTAAGTTGTATAACAGTTCAAGTAAAGTTTTGTGGCCCATCCTTGGAGCAATCGTTGGCTTTCCAAACGAGTACCCTTTTACCATTGCTTGCTTTTCTGGGACGGAAAAACCGTGGAACGTCAATGATTACTTAAAAGATTTTTGTGAGGAagtaatttatttgaaagaaaacggACTTCAAGTGGGATCAAATcccataaagaaaaagtttgataTCCGTTTATTTTGCTGTGATACACCTGCCCGTGCCTTTGTCACAGGTGTACAGTCTCACAATGGTAAAAATAGTTGCTCAAAGTGTGATCAAGTAGGaagttatgtaaataaaaggaTTTGCTTTTCGAAAAAAGTTCATAACCTACGCTCTGATGTTTCTTTTAAATATAGAGCAGAACCGGCACATCATAGTTCTACTTTTAGAACTTGCGAAAGCATTTTAGAAAAATCAGGTTTTAAAATGGTGTCGCAATTTCCACTTGATCCAATGCACCTAGTCGATCTTGGTGTAACTAAAAAGTTGACTCAGTTGTTAATGAAGAGAGCTAATGTcactaaaattaatgaaaaaattaattttttgtcgaAATATGTTCCTACAGATTTTGGTCGCGTGTGCAGGGATTTCAATGAAATCAATAATTGGAAATCGACGGAATACAGacaatttttattgtatattggaatttttgtattaaaagacTGTATTGGTAGTGATTTTTACTTTCTCTTCCTCCTATTGCACACTGGAATACGGCTATTATCAAGCCAAAAATCATTACAAACTGAAGCAGACGTAGCACAGAATATTTTGCAGGAGTTTGTTCATTTGTTTGGGCAAATCTTTGGTGACTATTTAGTTAGTTATAATGTGCATGGGTTGTTGCACATAACAGATTGTGCTAGGCAGTATGGAACTCTTGATAGTTTTTCGGCATATAAGTTTGAAAACTATAtgcaatatttaaagaaaatcgtTAAAAAGCCAAACAAAATTCTTGAGCAAATACATTTTAGGCTAGAAGAAGGAAATGATGTcgagaatatttcaaaaattggtGCTTTCAAAATTgatcacaaaaaagaaaaagattccTACTGTTTTAGCAGAAAAGTTGGGCCTGTCAAAATAATAGGTATAGGTGATTATTTAATAGGATACAGTTTTGGCAAATTAGAAAACTATTTTGACCAACCGGTACAATCTGCTCCGGCACTAGGTATAATACTAGGTGATCAATTAGgtaatgaagaaataaaaatacccaAAGAGGACATTGCATACAAATACTTTTGCATACCCCATGAAGGCAAACACTTACTTATACCAGTTCTGCATCACCTTTTCCACGTTTTTGAAAATTAG
- the LOC129249820 gene encoding uncharacterized protein LOC129249820 isoform X2 — MEFLFSEETIGIEAQQPVGDKVEELLKTVLTNQAKLLENQKIVMDQFFHFGKRLTNLENIFNENKIEASEQLTEFKTVRECKVLLRRIHHSVCKMTGEEVDEIQTEISSTLPLQTVAAAEEFEKKLLQQEYVEAMKTLLLKIKGPEATVDDLLRQLYSDEMLSLCNWDGRGNKEALSQYSLVSDILFDIFQLCGRTTYEKNIRRSIELSHHRFKQRNYRQRNLNPK; from the exons ATGGAGTTTTTGTTCAGCGAAGAAACCATTGGCATTGAGGCTCAGCAGCCAGTTGGCGACAAGG TTGAGGAATTGTTAAAAACGGTTTTAACAAACCAAGCAAAACTATTGGAAAACCAGAAAATAGTTATGGACCAATTCTTTCATTTCGGCAAGCGACTAACTAATTTAGAAaacatatttaatgaaaat AAAATCGAAGCCAGTGAGCAGCTTACAGAATTTAAGACGGTGCGTGAATGTAAGGTCTTACTCCGCAGGATTCATCATTCTGTTTGTAAAATGACTGGAGAAGAAGTGGATGAAATTCAAACGGAAATATCGTCCACATTACCATTGCAAACGGTAGCTGCAGctgaagaatttgaaaaaaagctgcTGCAACAAGAATATGTTGAAGCAAtg aaaactttacttttgaaaattaaggGTCCTGAAGCGACTGTTGACGATTTGCTTCGTCAACTTTATAGTGATGAAATGTTGTCGCTTTGCAACTGGGATGGTAGGGGCAACAAGGAAGCATTGTCCCAATATTCTCTTGTTTCGGACATACTTTTTG ATATTTTTCAGCTATGCGGACGAACAACTTACGAGAAGAACATTCGTAGGTCAATTGAGCTTAGTCACCACCGTTTTAAGCAGCGAAATTATCGGCAGCGGAATTTAAatccaaaataa
- the LOC129249820 gene encoding uncharacterized protein LOC129249820 isoform X1, which yields MEFLFSEETIGIEAQQPVGDKAVEELLKTVLTNQAKLLENQKIVMDQFFHFGKRLTNLENIFNENKIEASEQLTEFKTVRECKVLLRRIHHSVCKMTGEEVDEIQTEISSTLPLQTVAAAEEFEKKLLQQEYVEAMKTLLLKIKGPEATVDDLLRQLYSDEMLSLCNWDGRGNKEALSQYSLVSDILFDIFQLCGRTTYEKNIRRSIELSHHRFKQRNYRQRNLNPK from the exons ATGGAGTTTTTGTTCAGCGAAGAAACCATTGGCATTGAGGCTCAGCAGCCAGTTGGCGACAAGG CAGTTGAGGAATTGTTAAAAACGGTTTTAACAAACCAAGCAAAACTATTGGAAAACCAGAAAATAGTTATGGACCAATTCTTTCATTTCGGCAAGCGACTAACTAATTTAGAAaacatatttaatgaaaat AAAATCGAAGCCAGTGAGCAGCTTACAGAATTTAAGACGGTGCGTGAATGTAAGGTCTTACTCCGCAGGATTCATCATTCTGTTTGTAAAATGACTGGAGAAGAAGTGGATGAAATTCAAACGGAAATATCGTCCACATTACCATTGCAAACGGTAGCTGCAGctgaagaatttgaaaaaaagctgcTGCAACAAGAATATGTTGAAGCAAtg aaaactttacttttgaaaattaaggGTCCTGAAGCGACTGTTGACGATTTGCTTCGTCAACTTTATAGTGATGAAATGTTGTCGCTTTGCAACTGGGATGGTAGGGGCAACAAGGAAGCATTGTCCCAATATTCTCTTGTTTCGGACATACTTTTTG ATATTTTTCAGCTATGCGGACGAACAACTTACGAGAAGAACATTCGTAGGTCAATTGAGCTTAGTCACCACCGTTTTAAGCAGCGAAATTATCGGCAGCGGAATTTAAatccaaaataa